TTCTTTTTCTGCCGCACGCGTGTTTTGGTACAGCGAGAGGGTACGATCGGTAATAGTTTCACCGGTAATATGGATATTCGGCACGTCTTTGCTCGGTGAAACGAGATCGATCTGATTCAAACGCAGTTGCTCTTTGATAAGACGAGTGATCTTGCTGTATTGGTCAAAACTGGTGACCGAAATAGCGGTAATGTCTTCAGGTACCGAGTACTCGCCACGCAACTGGAATCCACACGCTGTCAGCAAAGAAGAGAGAAGAATAATAAAACTGGCTTGTGTTAGTTTTTGTTTGAATCGAAACATAGCTACCGAAGACTCTCATTGAAAAGGCTTATGTAAGTCCCTGAACAGACACTTAGATAAGGCTTTGCTTAAAATGGACAAAAGAGCCGCAGTGGTAAACTGCGACTCTTGATATCATAAAGTGATGATGATTAGTTCGCTACAATATTCAGTAGCTTACCTGGTACATAGATCACTTTACGAACAGTTTTGCCATCTGTGAACTTAGTGACGTTCTCGTCGTTCAGACCAAGCTCTTCAACTTGCTCTTTAGAGGCGTCAGCAGACACAGTCAGCTTAGCGCGCAGTTTGCCGTTTACTTGAACAACGATCAGCTTCTCGTCTTCAACAAGGGCTTTCTCGTCATGCGTTGGCCATACTGCGTTGTCGATGTCTGACTCACCTAGAGCAGTCCACATTTCAAATGAGAT
This window of the Vibrio maritimus genome carries:
- the lptE gene encoding LPS assembly lipoprotein LptE, with the protein product MFRFKQKLTQASFIILLSSLLTACGFQLRGEYSVPEDITAISVTSFDQYSKITRLIKEQLRLNQIDLVSPSKDVPNIHITGETITDRTLSLYQNTRAAEKEVVYEVNYRVTVPNLGSKDFTATMTRSYLDNPLSALAKSAERKLIEDEMREFSAQQMMRQMARLKTEIEEYEEQQLLEDTNTPADAKS